The Bos indicus x Bos taurus breed Angus x Brahman F1 hybrid chromosome 3, Bos_hybrid_MaternalHap_v2.0, whole genome shotgun sequence genome includes a window with the following:
- the HECTD3 gene encoding E3 ubiquitin-protein ligase HECTD3, which yields MAGPGPGAALESPRQLLGRVRFLAEAAKSLRAGRPLPAALAFVPREVLYKLYKDPAGPSRVLLPVWEAEGLGLRVGATGPAPGTGSGALRAARDSIELRRGACVRTTGEELCNGHGLWVKLTKEQLAEHLGDCGLDEGWLLVCRPAEGGARLVPIDTPDHLQRQQQLFGVDYRPVLRWEQVVDLTYSHRLGSRPQPAEAYTEAVQRLLYVPPTWTYECDEDLIHFLYDHLGKEDENLGSVKQYVESIDVSSYTEEFNVSCLTDSNADTYWESDGSQCQHWVRLTMKKGTIVKKLLLTVDTTDDNFMPKRVVVYGGEGDNLKKLSDVSIDETLIGDVCVLEDMTVHLPIIEIRIVECRDDGIDVRLRGVKIKSSRQRELGLNADLFQPTNLVRYPRLEGTDPEVLYRRAVLLQRFIKILDSVLHHLVPAWDHTLGTFSEIKQVKQFLLLSRQRPGLVAQCLRDSESSKPSFMPRLYINRRLAMEHRACPLRDPACKNAVFTQVYEGLKPSDKYEKPLDYRWPMRYDQWWECKFIAEGIIDQGGGFRDSLADMSEELCPSSADTPVPLPFFVRTANQGNGTGEARDMYVPNPSCRDFAKYEWIGQLMGAALRGKEFLVLALPGFVWKQLSGEEVSWSKDFPAVDSVLVKLLEVMEGMDKETFEFKFGKELTFTTVLSDQQVVELIPGGSGIVVGYEDRSRFIQLVQKARLEESKEQVAAMQAGLLKVVPQAVLDLLTWQELEKKVCGDPEVTVDALRKLTRFEDFEPSDTRVQYFWEALNNFTNEDRSRFLRFVTGRSRLPARIYIYPDKLGYETTDALPESSTCSSTLFLPHYASAKVCEEKLRYAAYNCVAIDTDMSPWEE from the exons ATGGCTGGCCCGGGTCCGGGCGCGGCGCTAGAGTCCCCGCGACAGCTGCTGGGCCGTGTACGCTTTCTGGCGGAGGCAGCGAAGAGCCTCCGGGCCGGGCGGCCGCTGCCGGCGGCGCTAGCTTTTGTGCCCCGCGAGGTGCTCTACAAGCTTTACAAGGACCCGGCGGGACCGTCGCGCGTGCTGCTGCCGGTGTGGGAGGCGGAAGGCCTGGGGCTGCGTGTGGGAGCCACGGGCCCGGCCCCCGGCACCGGCTCTGGGgccctccgcgcggcccgcgacAGCATCGAGCTGCGGCGCGGCGCCTGCGTGCGCACCACAGGCGAAGAGCTGTGCAACGGCCACGGGCTCTGGGTGAAGCTGACCAAG GAGCAGCTGGCGGAACACCTGGGCGACTGCGGGCTGGACGAAGGCTGGCTCCTGGTGTGCCGCCCGGCCGAGGGCGGGGCCCGCCTGGTACCCATCGACACTCCAGACCACCtccagcggcagcagcagctcttcGGGGTGGACTACCGCCCGGTGCTCAG ATGGGAACAGGTGGTGGACTTGACATACTCGCATCGCCTGGGATCAAGGCCTCAGCCGGCCGAGGCATACACTGAAGCTGTACAAAGGCTACT CTATGTGCCCCCGACGTGGACCTACGAGTGCGACGAGGACCTGATCCACTTCTTGTACGACCACCTGGGCAAGGAGGATGAGAACCTGGGTAGCGTGAAGCAGTATGTGGAGAGCATAGACGTTTCCTCCTACACG gAGGAGTTCAATGTGTCCTGCCTGACAGACAGCAACGCGGACACCTACTGGGAGAGCGATGGGTCCCAGTGCCAGCACTGGGTACGGCTGACCATGAAAAAGGGCACCATTGTCAA GAAACTACTACTCACGGTGGATACCACAGATGACAACTTTATGCCTAAGCGGGTGGTGGTCTATGGGGGTGAAGGGGACAACCTGAAGAAGCTGAGTGACGTGAGCATtgatga GACCCTGATCGGGGACGTCTGTGTCCTGGAGGACATGACTGTCCACCTCCCAATCATCGAGATCCGCATCGTCGAGTGCCGAG ATGACGGGATTGATGTGCGTCTTCGAGGGGTCAAGATCAAGTCTTCTAGACAGCGAGAATTAGGGCTAAATGCAGACCTGTTTCAGCCCACCAATCTCGTGCGATACCCACGCCTAGAAGGCACTGATCCGGAAGTACTGTAccgcagagctgttctcctgcaGAG ATTCATAAAGATCTTAGACAGCGTCCTGCACCACCTGGTACCGGCCTGGGACCACACGCTGGGCACCTTTAGTGAGATTAAG CAAGTGAAGCAGTTCCTGCTGCTGTCACGCCAGCGGCCAggcctggtggcccagtgcctGCGTGACTCAGAGAGCAGCAAGCCCAGCTTCATGCCACGTCTGTACATCAACCGGCGCCTCGCCATGGAACACCGTGCCTGCCCCTTACGGGATCCCGCCTGCAAGAACGCTGTCTTCACCCAG GTTTACGAAGGCCTCAAGCCCTCTGACAAGTATGAAAAGCCCCTGGACTACAG GTGGCCCATGCGCTATGACCagtggtgggagtgtaaattcaTTGCAGAAGGCATCATTGACCAAG GAGGTGGTTTCCGGGACAGCTTGGCAGACATGTCAGAAGAACTGTGCCCTAGCTCGGCGGATACCCCTGTGCCTCTGCCCTTCTTTGTACGGACGGCCAACCAG GGCAATGGCACAGGCGAGGCCCGGGACATGTATGTGCCCAACCCCTCCTGCCGGGACTTTGCCAAGTATGAGTGGATCGGACAGCTGATGGGGGCTGCCCTTCGGGGTAAGGAGTTCCTG GTCCTGGCTCTACCGGGTTTCGTGTGGAAGCAGCTGTCTGGTGAGGAGGTGAGCTGGAGCAAGGACTTCCCAGCTGTGGACTCTGTGCTG GTGAAGCTCTTGGAAGTGATGGAAGGAATGGACAAGGAGACATTTGAGTTCAAATTTGGGAAGGAGCTAACATTCACCACTGTGCTGAGTGACCAGCAGGTGGTGGAGCTGATCCCTGGGGGTTCAGGCATCGTGGTGGGATATGAGGACCGTTCCCGTTTCATCCAACTGGTGCAGAAGGCACGGCTAGAAGAGAGCAAGGAGCAG gtggCAGCCATGCAGGCAGGTCTGCTGAAGGTGGTGCCGCAGGCTGTGCTGGACTTGCTGACGTGGCAAGAATTGGAGAAGAAGGTGTGCGGGGACCCAGAGGTCACTGTGGATGCCCTGCGCAAGCTCA CCCGGTTTGAGGACTTCGAGCCATCTGACACCCGGGTGCAGTACTTCTGGGAAGCACTGAACAACTTCACCAATG AGGACCGGAGCCGCTTCCTGCGCTTTGTCACCGGCCGCAGCCGTCTGCCGGCACGGATCTACATCTACCCAGACAAGCTGGG CTATGAGACCACAGACGCGCTGCCCGAGTCTTCCACCTGCTCCAGCACCCTCTTCCTGCCGCACTATGCCAG CGCCAAGGTGTGTGAGGAGAAGCTCCGATATGCTGCCTACAACTGTGTGGCCATTGACACCGACATGAGCCCTTGGGAGGAGTGA